The genomic window GTGCACGTTAACGGCGTGCCGCTTTCGCTTTCTTCTAGTGAATACAATGTATTTTGGGTGCTGGCAAACAATGCGGGTGAACCAATAAGCCGTGAAAATTTAATAAAAGCAATACGTAAAATACAATACAATGGCTACGATCGCTCTATAGATATTGTAGTTTCTAGGTTGCGTAAAAAAATTGGCGACGACTCCAGCGCTCCAACACGTATAGTTACCGTGTGGGGCAAAGGGTATATGCTGGCAACGAGTGTGTGGTAATTAATGAGCCGCATAGTCGTTTCGTTATTACTTATTACTTTTGCCGGCATTATTGCTTCTGGCTGGATAATAGATAACGCCTTTAGCCGCTATTCTCAACAGGCGCACAGCCAATATCAAAGTGCCGATGAGCATTACGGGCAGGGGCTGGCCAAGTTAATTAATGCTAGTGCCCAGCCGCAGCAATTGGTGCAGCAGTGGAATGCCAGCAGCGAGCGATTCATTTCTTTACTAGAACTATCCGATTTGGTACTACCGCATTCTTTAGAGCAGGTACTAAATACTACAGGGCAAATTACGCTGCAATCGCAAGCGGGCGTAACCATGTATTTTGCGGTGCCCAGACACCAACTTATATTAGCTGTTAATCGGCCCGATATTCACACAGGCATAAACGCTACCCAAGTTATTTTTACTTTGGCATTTTATGGCGCAATATTTTTGGTGCTTATGTTGTGGCTTACACCATTGCTGTTAGATTTAAAACGCTTGCGCGCCGCGGCGAATGCATTCGGTTTGGGCAACTTAAAACAGCGTATTGCGTTATCCCGCTGGTCACACACGCGCGATATTCACAGCGCGTTTAATGCTATGGCAGATAAAATAGAGCAGTTACTAACCGATAATAAATTGCTCTCTAATGCACTCTCCCATGAGCTTAAAACACCATTGGCGCGGCTGCGTTTTGGGTTCGATATGCTAGCCGAAGAGCAAGACAGCGCTCGCAAGCAACAATATACCCACCGCATAAATGAAGACTTAAACGAAATGCAAAGTATTATTAACGCTTTGCTAGATTACGCCCGTTTAGATTCGGTAGAGGCCAGTGTTAAAAAACAAGTTTTTAATGCGCAAGAGCGGCTAAATAATTGCGTGCACGCTCAATGGGTAGACGCAAAGAAAATAGACATACACAATAATCATATAGCGCATGTAGAGTGCGACCCAAAACATTTTGATTTAGTGCTAAGCAATTTAATTAAAAACGCGTTGCTGTACAGCAACTCGCACATTGCAATTCGCACAGAACTAACCGCCGCACAGTTAACCCTATACGTAGAAGACGACGGCCCAGGTGTAAGCGAGCACGAAATAAAAAATCTATTTAAACCTTTTGTGCGCGGCGAGCACACTGCAGGCCAATCTGGCCACGGTATGGGTTTAGCTATTGTGAACCGCGTGGCGCAGTGGAATAAATGGCAAGTAACCATCGGTCGCTCGCCATCTTTAGGTGGAGCTCAATTTTGCATTGCGCTGCCGTTAGGGGCACAAAACTAAATATAAGCCACTTGTATTAATGTGAAATTTTTACCAACTATTACTGGCCGTTAATAATTGCCTGCGCATAACTATCATAGGCATCGCCAAATTGTTTGGCCATGGTGTCTGGAAACAAATGAAAGTCGCCAGCTTTAAGCGCGCTAACTATACCTTCTGCCACCACATTCGCAGGTTCTGCAACTTCTGTCATGCCCACTTGATCACCCATGTCGGTAGCAATGGGGCCAGGGTGTACGCTTAGTACAGCAATGCCCAGTGGAGCCATTACATCTTTAAGGCCTTGTGTAATGGAGTAAGTTGCGGCTTTAGAGGCGCTGTAGGTGGTAAAGGGCGTGAAGTTTTTAATAGAGGCAACCGAATTAAGCTGCACAAATGCGCCGCCCCCGTTTTGTTGTAATACCGGTGCAAAAGCCTGCGCAACGCGCAATAAACCGTAGGTGTTAACGTTTAGCTCGTGCTTAAGTGCCGCAAAGGCGTCTGCGCTAAGTAAGTCGGCTGGCTGCACTACGCCGGCGTTGTTTATCACAATATTTACATCTTTCGCCGCTTGAGCCAATGCGCTAATCGATGCGTCGTCGCCAACGTTTGCCTGCAGTGTTACCACTTTATCGCCGTATTGTTTTGCCAGTTCAACGGTAGACTCGGGGTTGCGCACGGCCAAATAAACCTTGCTGGCGCCATGCTCTATTAGTGAATCGACAATGGCTTTACCAATGCCTCGGTTAGCGCCGGTAACAAGTGCAATTTTGCCGTTAATATCAATACTCATATGAAATCCCTCTGGTTTGGTTGTACTTAAAGTAAGTGGCTAAGAAATAAGTGACTAAAAAATAAAGAGCGGCAAAGTAATAAATACTCAATACTGTACCGATCGGTAGGTTTGATCTATTCTGTACCGAACGGTATATTTGTGTCAAGGGGTGTTGTATGACATTCTTTTGAATATTTGGCACCTGCAATAACTTTTGCAGGCGTGCAGTGCTAGTGAACAGTGTGAAGTAAGGTTGGCAAAGGTATGGCGGGCGGTAGGCAGCGAGAGTTCGACAAACAACAAGCATTAAGTGCAGCCATGCATGTATTCTGGCAAAAAGGGTATGTGGGCGCGTCGCTTGCCGATTTAACCAGCGCAATGGGTATTAACAAACCCAGCATGTACGCTGCATTTGGCAACAAAGAGCAGCTTTTTGTGCAGGCTACCGAGCACTACATGGCGGTGCACGCCGAGCCGCTTTTCCCTTTGTTGCACACGCCTAATCAAAGCCTTAAGCAGCGTGTTGGGGCCTATATGCGCGCGGTGGTGGCCGCTCAGTGCGCAGGCGAAACACCGCTGGGGTGTTTTGTATCCCTATGTATTAACGAGGCGGCAAGCCAAAGCATGCCGCAAAGCGCGGTTACGCTTATAGAGCAGGCCAAAGGTTATGCCGAAAATTACCTAACTCAGCTGTTTAAAGATGAAATAACAGCAGGCAACCTAAGCCCACAAACCCAACCCGCCACTTTGGCAAGCTTGCTGGTAACCCTTATGCACGGCACCGCCGCCATGGCTCGCGGTGGTAAACGCTTCGAAGAACTCGAGCCACTTCTAGAAATAACCTTGCAGCAAGTTATATCAGGCTCGAATAGTTAGTATCTAATCGTTAGCAACTAGCAACTAGCAACTAGCAACTAGCAACTAGCAACTAGCAACTAGCAACTAGCAACTAGATTCTAGATGTTAGCGACTAGCCATTAACGATTGAACCCCGGCCTATTGCCGCGTATTTCGCGGCCGCCGTTTACCAGTAATCTTTCGGCCCAATCCCCCTGTTGATCGCGTTCGCAGGCTTCTTCGCTATCTAACACCACCTGCTTACCTATGGCTTTAAACTTAATACCCGCGCGCAGTAACTTGGCTTGTATCAGCTTTTCTATTTTGCTTTTGTCACCGTTTTGCTCGGCATTGTTTTTATCTTGTTCGGTTTCGAATACGCAGGTAATTAATAAGCTAGCGGGAAAGTTAGTGTAATTAGCTTGGTGGGTAAGCCATTTAAAACCGGGAATATCTTTAAGTAATTGCTCGCAAACAGCGGTAAGCGTTACGCGAATATTGTTGTCTATTTTCTTTTCGGTTTTACTTTGTGGCTTGGCCATAATGCAGGGCTCGGGTTTGAAAGTAAGTTATTAGGTTAGGCCTAATATAGGCGCGAATTATACATGTAGTAATAATGCAGCCGCGAATTATGGCGAAGCCAGCCCGCGAAAGAAAGGCGAGTTATAACGCCCAAGGTTGTTAATTCTGCAAGGCCCGCGCAGGGCCGTTATACTCTTGTTTGTGTTATGGATAACCTATAGGCAATAATCAACAGCAAGCATAAAACACAACAA from Saccharophagus degradans 2-40 includes these protein-coding regions:
- a CDS encoding ATP-binding protein; this translates as MSRIVVSLLLITFAGIIASGWIIDNAFSRYSQQAHSQYQSADEHYGQGLAKLINASAQPQQLVQQWNASSERFISLLELSDLVLPHSLEQVLNTTGQITLQSQAGVTMYFAVPRHQLILAVNRPDIHTGINATQVIFTLAFYGAIFLVLMLWLTPLLLDLKRLRAAANAFGLGNLKQRIALSRWSHTRDIHSAFNAMADKIEQLLTDNKLLSNALSHELKTPLARLRFGFDMLAEEQDSARKQQYTHRINEDLNEMQSIINALLDYARLDSVEASVKKQVFNAQERLNNCVHAQWVDAKKIDIHNNHIAHVECDPKHFDLVLSNLIKNALLYSNSHIAIRTELTAAQLTLYVEDDGPGVSEHEIKNLFKPFVRGEHTAGQSGHGMGLAIVNRVAQWNKWQVTIGRSPSLGGAQFCIALPLGAQN
- a CDS encoding SDR family oxidoreductase — its product is MSIDINGKIALVTGANRGIGKAIVDSLIEHGASKVYLAVRNPESTVELAKQYGDKVVTLQANVGDDASISALAQAAKDVNIVINNAGVVQPADLLSADAFAALKHELNVNTYGLLRVAQAFAPVLQQNGGGAFVQLNSVASIKNFTPFTTYSASKAATYSITQGLKDVMAPLGIAVLSVHPGPIATDMGDQVGMTEVAEPANVVAEGIVSALKAGDFHLFPDTMAKQFGDAYDSYAQAIINGQ
- a CDS encoding TetR/AcrR family transcriptional regulator produces the protein MAGGRQREFDKQQALSAAMHVFWQKGYVGASLADLTSAMGINKPSMYAAFGNKEQLFVQATEHYMAVHAEPLFPLLHTPNQSLKQRVGAYMRAVVAAQCAGETPLGCFVSLCINEAASQSMPQSAVTLIEQAKGYAENYLTQLFKDEITAGNLSPQTQPATLASLLVTLMHGTAAMARGGKRFEELEPLLEITLQQVISGSNS